Proteins encoded together in one Eublepharis macularius isolate TG4126 chromosome 2, MPM_Emac_v1.0, whole genome shotgun sequence window:
- the LOC129324361 gene encoding olfactory receptor 1020-like isoform X2 → MQDLNHTVITEFILLGITDQPELRLPLFILFLLIYAFTLLGNLGLIILIKIDSQLHTPMYFFLSSLAFVDVNYSSTITPRILVDLLAVRKTIGFFGCASQMFMFVICGSTECILLAVMAYDRYVAICNPLHYAILMSKKMCFRLVSGSYILGIFYAVLHTVFTFTLTFCGSNVINHYYCDIPPLLQLSCSDTHTNEIVVFTQVSINCIGTTLVILISYVCILVTVLKIHSTESRHKAFSTCTSHMIVVSLFYGTIFFMYLRPSSKYALQQDKVASLFYTVVIPMLNPLIYSLRNKHVKEACKRVLKKIL, encoded by the exons ATGCAGGA TTTGAATCACACTGTCATCACTGAGTTTATTCTCCTAGGAATCACAGACCAACCTGAGTTAAGGTTGCCTTTGTTCATCTTGTTTCTACTTATCTATGCTTTTACCCTGTTAGGAAATCTAGGGTTGATCATTTTAATCAAGATAGACTCACAGCTACACACACCCATGTATTTCTTTCTCAGTAGTCTGGCTTTTGTAGATGTTAATTATTCCTCCACTATTACCCCCAGAATATTGGTGGATCTCTTAGCAGTGAGGAAAACTATTGGATTTTTTGGTTGTGCATCTCAAATGTTTATGTTTGTTATATGTGGTAGTACTGAATGCATCCTATTGGCTGTGATGGCATATGACCGGTATGTAGCTATTTGTAATCCTCTGCATTACGCTATCCTAATGTCAAAGAAAATGTGTTTTAGGCTAGTATCTGGTTCATATATTTTGGGTATTTTCTATGCAGTTTTACATACTGTGTTCACTTTTACCTTGACATTTTGTGGGTCAAATGTTATCAATCATTATTACTGTGATATTCCCCCACTCCTACAACTTTCTTGCTCTGATACCCACACCAATGAGATAGTAGTATTTACACAAGTTAGTATAAATTGTATAGGCACTACACTGGTCATCTTAATTTCCTATGTTTGTATCTTGGTCACCGTGTTGAAGATCCATTCCACTGAGAGCAGACATAAGGCCTTTTCCACCTGTACGTCCCATATGATTGTTGTTAGCTTATTTTATGGAACCATTTTCTTTATGTATTTGCGACCAAGTTCTAAGTATGCATTGCAACAGGACAAAGTGGCCTCTTTGTTCTATACTGTGGTCATCCCCATGCTGAACCCCTTGATCTACAGCCTAAGGAACAAACATGTAAAAGAAGCTTGTAAAAGAGTTCTGAAGAAGATCCTGTAA
- the LOC129324361 gene encoding olfactory receptor 1020-like isoform X1 yields MGYSVQAIPLLNHTVITEFILLGITDQPELRLPLFILFLLIYAFTLLGNLGLIILIKIDSQLHTPMYFFLSSLAFVDVNYSSTITPRILVDLLAVRKTIGFFGCASQMFMFVICGSTECILLAVMAYDRYVAICNPLHYAILMSKKMCFRLVSGSYILGIFYAVLHTVFTFTLTFCGSNVINHYYCDIPPLLQLSCSDTHTNEIVVFTQVSINCIGTTLVILISYVCILVTVLKIHSTESRHKAFSTCTSHMIVVSLFYGTIFFMYLRPSSKYALQQDKVASLFYTVVIPMLNPLIYSLRNKHVKEACKRVLKKIL; encoded by the exons ATGGGGTATTCGGTGCAGGCTATTC CTCTTTTGAATCACACTGTCATCACTGAGTTTATTCTCCTAGGAATCACAGACCAACCTGAGTTAAGGTTGCCTTTGTTCATCTTGTTTCTACTTATCTATGCTTTTACCCTGTTAGGAAATCTAGGGTTGATCATTTTAATCAAGATAGACTCACAGCTACACACACCCATGTATTTCTTTCTCAGTAGTCTGGCTTTTGTAGATGTTAATTATTCCTCCACTATTACCCCCAGAATATTGGTGGATCTCTTAGCAGTGAGGAAAACTATTGGATTTTTTGGTTGTGCATCTCAAATGTTTATGTTTGTTATATGTGGTAGTACTGAATGCATCCTATTGGCTGTGATGGCATATGACCGGTATGTAGCTATTTGTAATCCTCTGCATTACGCTATCCTAATGTCAAAGAAAATGTGTTTTAGGCTAGTATCTGGTTCATATATTTTGGGTATTTTCTATGCAGTTTTACATACTGTGTTCACTTTTACCTTGACATTTTGTGGGTCAAATGTTATCAATCATTATTACTGTGATATTCCCCCACTCCTACAACTTTCTTGCTCTGATACCCACACCAATGAGATAGTAGTATTTACACAAGTTAGTATAAATTGTATAGGCACTACACTGGTCATCTTAATTTCCTATGTTTGTATCTTGGTCACCGTGTTGAAGATCCATTCCACTGAGAGCAGACATAAGGCCTTTTCCACCTGTACGTCCCATATGATTGTTGTTAGCTTATTTTATGGAACCATTTTCTTTATGTATTTGCGACCAAGTTCTAAGTATGCATTGCAACAGGACAAAGTGGCCTCTTTGTTCTATACTGTGGTCATCCCCATGCTGAACCCCTTGATCTACAGCCTAAGGAACAAACATGTAAAAGAAGCTTGTAAAAGAGTTCTGAAGAAGATCCTGTAA